In one Magallana gigas chromosome 9, xbMagGiga1.1, whole genome shotgun sequence genomic region, the following are encoded:
- the LOC105339739 gene encoding uncharacterized protein encodes MEVPVKLEPVEEFQLDVNFKEMKFCVLCQNTISARSYRCLSSNTSQEQYRDVFKLMRIPDISGFACNICINKFNRVLKLTKDLDTKIIKIKNERDKLISTLLDMPGVRCLERQVLERPSPPLETERLLAPIPELEKAKEDLIVRPDSSSNVILSPIPELGKTKEGSSKTGMCTLMPKLVANLKENSLVRPDSSSIGMCPPIPQLGTNVGVLVIPASPVIPIVEPSHCPAVVQKVDKITQTKDHTEEFEVKVIVKYKGIERLKIIKEEHQQAAIKSMLNNASTKAVLKNFSQKENCRKEMLGIVNNVITSEIKEISKNDCELFKLSFDWHDWEHESQLLQQKAPYLFSVLSNVICLREKQQNLPPMLTALAVLLYGRSQNMNQLQYKLGFNLQKCGLNRESLNFFHDLGISVSYASLQKKTKERGKQQEHQFQSPMSTCIEEVKSPQSVENDAEDQTSTKTDKRIRPMELLVNNFGKRTRDRHFVGLSKKRKICDKVKAKSRTTEKNEQGQNRIETPKPLEPTYRIMERLNEGEDKNNLVVEINDCAVNGVNCELQHQQLKSENDSESSSHDEIESDGDHNCSNLSGETDPDIDLDMEVTSEPEEHLSNHGNS; translated from the exons ATGGAAGTGCCAGTAAAACTGGAACCCGTTGAAGAGTTTCAACTAGATGTCAACTTCAAGGAAATGAAATTTTGCGTGCTTTGTCAGAATACAATTTCTGCCCGCTCTTACAGATGCCTGTCATCAAACACAAGCCAGGAGCAATACAGGGATGTGTTCAAACTGATGCGCATCCCGGACATCAGTGGGTTTGCGTGTAATATATGCATAAACAAATTCAACCGCGTTCTAAAGCTGACAAAGGACCTGGACACTAagataatcaaaattaaaaatgaacgaGATAAGCTGATATCGACTCTGTTAGATATGCCGGGTGTGCGATGTCTTGAGCGTCAGGTCCTTGAGAGGCCATCACCTCCATTAGAAACAGAGCGTCTGCTCGCCCCCATTCCAGAATTAGAGAAAGCTAAGGAAGACTTGATAGTTAGGCCCGATTCTTCAAGCAATGTCATACTCTCCCCAATTCCAGAATTAGGAAAAACGAAGGAAGGATCTTCAAAAACCGGCATGTGCACTCTCATGCCTAAATTAGTAGCAAACTTAAAGGAAAACTCCCTAGTTAGGCCTGATTCTTCAAGCATAGGCATGTGTCCTCCAATTCCCCAATTAGGAACTAATGTAGGAGTGTTGGTCATTCCTGCGTCCCCAGTCATCCCAATAGTTGAACCTTCACATTGTCCTGCTGTTGTCCAAAAGGTTGATAAAATTACTCAAACCAAAGACCATACTGAAGAATTTGAAGTCAAG gTAATTGTTAAGTATAAAGGAATTGAGAGATTAAAGATCATCAAAGAAGAGCATCAACAGGCAGCCATAAAATCAATGCTGAACAACGCCTCAACAAAAGCAGTGTTAAAAAATTTCAGTCAGAAAGAAAACTGCAGAAAGGAAATGCTGGGCATAGTGAACAATGTTATAACAAGCGAAATAAAGGAGATCTCTAAAAACGATTGTGAACTTTTCAAATTGTCATTTGATTGGCATGATTGGGAACACGAAAGTCAGCTCCTCCAACAAAAGGCGCCATATTTATTTTCAGTGTTAAGCAATGTCATCTGTTTGCGGGAGAAGCAACAAAACCTACCTCCGATGCTGACTGCCTTGGCGGTGCTCCTGTACGGTCGTTCTCAGAACATGAACCAGCTACAGTACAAACTTGGATTTAATCTGCAGAAATGTGGTTTGAACAGGGAG agtttgaatttttttcatgacTTGGGAATATCGGTTTCCTATGCAAGCCTTCAGAAGAAAACTAAAGAGCGTGGGAAGCAACAAGAACATCAATTCCAGTCACCGATGTCAACCTGTATAGAAGAAGTTAAAAGTCCGCAGAGTGTGGAAAATGATGCAGAGGATCAAACATCTACCAAAACTGACAAAAGGATTAGACCTATGGAACTGCTAGTTAACAACTTTG GGAAGAGAACCAGAGACAGACATTTTGTAGGCTTATCTAAAAAACGCAAGATATGTGACAAAGTCAAGGCTAAATCTAGAACTACCGAGAAAAATGAACAGGGACAGAACAGAATAGAAACACCCAAACCATTGGAACCCACATACAGAATTATGGAAAGACTAAACGAAGGAGAAGACAAGAATAACCTTGTTGTGGAGATTAATGACTGTGCTGTTAATGGAGTGAATTGTGAA ttacAGCATCAACAACTGAAGAGTGAAAACGACTCAGAATCTAGTAGTCATGACGAAATAGAGAGTGATGGTGACCATAATTGTTCAAACCTTTCAG GAGAAACAGATCCAGACATTGACCTAGATATGGAAGTTACCTCAGAACCAGAGGAACACCTCAGTAACCATGGTAACTCATAA